One window of the Salminus brasiliensis chromosome 1, fSalBra1.hap2, whole genome shotgun sequence genome contains the following:
- the LOC140550293 gene encoding uncharacterized protein translates to MASDGLSVSFLQYELASTIEQAVRCAVETVLRETTRVVSARLTAARDAAAESRRENRSLRERLEASEGELKAVRYYVSAAEKNIKQCLLLDPRRTGVEGSSTAAFASCEGGLLQLQRGKSLRSAAARSHGSKAVPSVGLCLPTVQNDWPRRRVRIPAGKEATSSEVHVETESVMERTVGDVEEFYISDEGVAGKDYKASSSAVQDLARVQEEQEVASLSAKTSDDPSDLSKFEFEIGAPAGNVNELGLIQVMDGNEVKQSTVKIEDDPEPQSIEPPVTDSAATSSSSLSSAAAIAHPQSQIKESEALLGLMPPIEGDVTLASPVELQRDGADKVHRCNVCGRGFRRFYCLKTHQRIHTGERPYPCRYCEKRFRHLDSLHKHQRIHTGERPYRCALCGCCFRELGQLKKHRLKHSPTGGAANMTAAAPLPAISLLPAGAPYVWPHLNSQSLDSV, encoded by the exons ATGGCTTCGGACGGTCTCAGTGTGTCCTTTCTCCAGTACGAGCTCGCCTCCACCATCGAGCAGGCGGTGCGCTGTGCTGTGGAGACGGTGCTCCGGGAAACTACGCGGGTCGTGAGCGCCAGGCTGACTGCGGCGCGAGACGCCGCGGCCGAGTCTCGCCGGGAGAACCGGAGCCTCCGTGAGAGGCTGGAGGCGAGCGAGGGCGAGCTAAAGGCAGTGCGCTACTACGTATCTGCCGCCGAGAAGAACATAAAGCAGTGCCTGCTGCTCGACCCTAGACGGACGGGAGTCGAGGGCTCCTCTACGGCCGCCTTCGCCTCCTGTGAGGGAGGCCTTCTTCAGCTCCAGCGAGGGAAGTCTTTGCGGAGCGCGGCGGCTCGGAGTCACGGCAGTAAGGCCGTGCCGAGCGTGGGGCTCTGTCTGCCCACAGTACAAAACGACTGGCCCCGCAGGAGAGTGAGGATACCTGCGGGAAAGGAGGCCACAAGCTCAGAAGTCCACGTGGAGACGGAGTCAGTGATGGAGAGAACTGTAGGAGATGTGGAGGAGTTTTACATCTCGGACGAGGGTGTGGCTGGTAAAG ATTATAAGGCCTCTTCCAGTGCAGTGCAGGATTTAGCAAGAGTTCAAGAGGAGCAGGAAGTGGCAAGCTTGTCCGCGAAGACCTCCGATGACCCATCCGATCTAAGCAAGTTCGAGTTTGAGATCGGTGCTCCTGCCGGCAACGTTAATGAACTGGGCCTCATTCAGGTCATGGATGGCAACGAGGTCAAACAGAGCACTGTCAAAATTGAGGACGATCCTGAGCCGCAGTCTATAGAACCTCCAGTGACAGACTCAGCAGCCACTTCCTCGTCATCGCTATCGTCGGCAGCGGCCATCGCACACCCTCAGTCACAGATTAAGGAAAGTGAGGCCCTGCTGGGCTTGATGCCACCTATAGAAGGCGACGTCACCCTTGCAAGCCCTGTAGAGCTCCAGAGGGACGGTGCAGACAAAGTGCACCGTTGCAACGTGTGCGGCCGTGGCTTCCGCCGCTTCTATTGCCTGAAAACacatcagcgcattcacacgGGCGAGCGCCCGTACCCATGCCGCTACTGTGAGAAGCGCTTCCGCCACCTGGACAGCCTGCACAAGCACCAGCGCATCCACACAGGCGAGAGGCCGTACCGCTGTGCGCTCTGTGGCTGCTGCTTCCGCGAGCTGGGCCAGCTCAAGAAACACCGCCTCAAACACTCGCCCACTGGCGGCGCAGCCAATATGACTGCCGCTGCCCCACTTCCCGCCATCTCACTACTCCCGGCTGGTGCTCCATATGTCTGGCCCCATCTCAACTCCCAATCCCTGGACTCTGTCTGA